In Asterias rubens chromosome 17, eAstRub1.3, whole genome shotgun sequence, a genomic segment contains:
- the LOC117301672 gene encoding insulin-related peptide 4-like has product MPREELGHKTKNNGLATKDREKGNSRQRRRWGDDIISGELRSQDGLMREVRQALARNGRHFRAAEDHIYCGVVLEQNRESVCGVIPGSKRNLFVRKEAASEFLERGVQGLAEECCGEGCTIEEISESC; this is encoded by the exons ATGCCTCGAGAGGAACTTGGCCATAAAACAAAG aataatggattggcaaccaaggacagaGAAAAGGGAAATAGCAGACAAAGAAGACGATGGGGAGATGACATCa TTTCTGGTGAACTCAGATCTCAAGATGGTCTGATGAGAGAAGTGCGCCAGGCGCT GGCTCGCAATGGACGCCATTTCCGAGCAGCAGAAGATCACATTTACTGTGGAGTAGTACTGGAGCAAAATAGAGAGTCAGTATGTGGAGTAATTCCAGGATCAAAAAGAA ATTTGTTCGTCAGGAAAGAAGCAGCTAGTGAATTTTTAGAGAGGGGTGTCCAAGGCTTAGCCGAGGAATGCTGTGGAGAAGGTTGTACCATCGAAGAAATCAGTGAGAGCTGTTAA